A window from Thalassophryne amazonica chromosome 15, fThaAma1.1, whole genome shotgun sequence encodes these proteins:
- the sclt1 gene encoding sodium channel and clathrin linker 1 isoform X2, protein MEEEVQFLQDQVKRLNSALGQYQNASSSPFTLAQVEESKPPEPGAPWISDRRIMTPLLADYDRHIDTMTEQLQRYKAEMTDIKKKMQQIIKENEGLHAELHESIETQIKNLSKSGSDVDDVIKNLREQLQLSEQEREQAMNLWQMAAVELNRLQADHQRIITDGQEQEAQQQQLQDQLAQWQRQAQSHQLANQKLKSRNQEFLKTVTEQATEMSELFDQRGQFQAELKMAQDELSSATAKVDEMAKRLQSAHEQLKKQEQDTAKALCQQEAAERRLQHFKLTVSEMETRVKVACEEREAVLSERTTWEQKMSRLLERCASLEQEKFEAVAKVGEAVQMSEEAVLDKDEAVFREKQRLEELEKTKEATRQLIQDAAVRTRKEVENVRQECNLKITFLIEEASDLQLECANKDLLVQRLQRERKNLEAELEKMRREGGAEVELRKIEALQQRCLLAERSKEDIGLSLKTTKKKLKDMEKTCNEKLSLCQDEVRRLQGCLDADRHNSAKINEERLELQQENQQLRTELMELRKSTTLAEKKAKLKISQVEQRCSMKEAELTARMLELEESSRSSSAMMEQMFVAQQKKAQSVKEDSIHLIQVSEAKIKDLTNGNTPRVWF, encoded by the exons ATGGAAGAAGAAGTTCAGTTTTTGCAAGATCAAG TCAAAAGGTTAAATTCTGCTCTTGGACAGTATCAGAATGCATCCTCCAGTCCGTTCACATTAGCTcag GTTGAAGAGTCAAAGCCGCCTGAACCTGGTGCCCCTTGGATCTCAGACAGAAG GATTATGACTCCTCTGCTGGCCGACTATGACCGACACATAGATACCATGACTGAACAGCTGCAGAGGTACAAG GCGGAGATGACTGATATTAAAAAGAAGATGCAGCAGATTATTAAGGAGAATGAAGG GCTGCACGCAGAGCTCCATGAAAGCATTGAGACACAGATTAAGAACCTGTCAAAGTCGGGATCTGATGTGGACGACGTCATCAAAAACCTCAGAGAGCAACTGCAGCTGTCAGAACAG GAGCGTGAACAGGCCATGAACCTGTGGCAGATGGCGGCTGTGGAGCTGAACCGTCTCCAGGCTGACCATCAGAGGATCATCACTGACGGGCAGGAACAAGAggcccagcagcagcagctccag GATCAGCTGGCTCAGTGGCAGAGGCAAGCACAGAGTCACCAACTGGCCAATCAGAAGCTGAAATCA AGAAACCAGGAGTTCCTGAAGACTGTGACCGAGCAGGCCACCGAGATGAGCGAGCTCTTCGATCAGCGCGG GCAGTTCCAAGCTGAACTGAAAATGGCTCAAGACGAGCTCAGCTCAGCCACGGCCAAAGTGGATGAGATGGCCAAGCGTCTCCAGAGCGCGCACGAGCAGCTGAAGAAACAA GAGCAGGACACAGCAAAGGCTCTGTGCCAGCAGGAGGCAGCAGAGAGGAGGCTTCAACACTTCAAGCTGACTGTCAGTGAGATGGAGACCAG GGTGAAAGTGGCGTGTGAGGAGAGGGAGGCTGTTCTCAGCGAACGCACCACCTGGGAACAAAAAATGAGCAGGCTGCTGGAACGCTGTGCCTCACTGGAACAGGAGAAGTTTGAAGCCGTTGCCAAAGTGGGCGAGGCTGTGCAGATGTCCGAGGAAGCTGTTCTGGACAAAGATGAG GCTGTCTTCAGAGAAAAGCAGAGGTTGGAGGAGCTGGAGAAGACAAAGGAGGCCACCAGACAGCTTATTCAGGATGCTGCAGTCCGGACGAGGAAGGAG GTGGAGAATGTCCGTCAGGAGTGTAACTTGAAAATCACTTTTTTGATAGAGGAGGCGTCTGATCTGCAGCTG GAGTGTGCAAACAAAGACCTGCTGGTTCAGCGGCTGCAGCGAGAAAGAAAAAATCTTGAAGCTGAGCTGGAGAAG ATGCGCAGAGAAGGTGGGGCAGAGGTGGAGCTCAGGAAAATTGAAGCCCTTCAGCAGAGGTGCCTCCTGGCAGAACGGAGTAAAGAGGATATAGGCCTTAGTCTGAAAACGACAAAGAAGAAGTTAAAAGATATGGAGAAGAC CTGCAATGAGAAGTTGTCACTCTGCCAAGATGAAGTCCGGCGGCTGCAGGGCTGCCTGGATGCTGACCGCCACAACTCTGCCAAAATCAACGAGGAGCGACTCGAGCTGCAACAGGAAAACCAGCAGCTCCGCACTGAGCTGATGGAGCTGCGTAAGAGCACTACACTGGCTGAAAAAAAGGCCAAACTGAAG ATCTCGCAGGTGGAGCAGCGGTGCAGTATGAAGGAGGCAGAGCTTACAGCACGCATGTTGGAGCTAGAGGAAAGCAGCCGCTCTTCCAGCGCTATGATGGAGCAAATGTTCGTAGCTCAGCAGAAAAAAGCGCAGAGCGTGAAGGAGGACAGCATCCATCTGATCCAGGTCTCCGAAGCCAAAATCAAAGATCTCAC TAATGGCAATACACCCCGAGTGTGGTTCTGA
- the sclt1 gene encoding sodium channel and clathrin linker 1 isoform X1 translates to MEEEVQFLQDQVKRLNSALGQYQNASSSPFTLAQVEESKPPEPGAPWISDRRIMTPLLADYDRHIDTMTEQLQRYKAEMTDIKKKMQQIIKENEGLHAELHESIETQIKNLSKSGSDVDDVIKNLREQLQLSEQEREQAMNLWQMAAVELNRLQADHQRIITDGQEQEAQQQQLQDQLAQWQRQAQSHQLANQKLKSRNQEFLKTVTEQATEMSELFDQRGQFQAELKMAQDELSSATAKVDEMAKRLQSAHEQLKKQEQDTAKALCQQEAAERRLQHFKLTVSEMETRVKVACEEREAVLSERTTWEQKMSRLLERCASLEQEKFEAVAKVGEAVQMSEEAVLDKDEAVFREKQRLEELEKTKEATRQLIQDAAVRTRKEVENVRQECNLKITFLIEEASDLQLECANKDLLVQRLQRERKNLEAELEKMRREGGAEVELRKIEALQQRCLLAERSKEDIGLSLKTTKKKLKDMEKTCNEKLSLCQDEVRRLQGCLDADRHNSAKINEERLELQQENQQLRTELMELRKSTTLAEKKAKLKISQVEQRCSMKEAELTARMLELEESSRSSSAMMEQMFVAQQKKAQSVKEDSIHLIQVSEAKIKDLTKKLNQERQRSNQLQRQLQADHNKMSEYEKQLAACRKKTRLLTQTGQKMPAAT, encoded by the exons ATGGAAGAAGAAGTTCAGTTTTTGCAAGATCAAG TCAAAAGGTTAAATTCTGCTCTTGGACAGTATCAGAATGCATCCTCCAGTCCGTTCACATTAGCTcag GTTGAAGAGTCAAAGCCGCCTGAACCTGGTGCCCCTTGGATCTCAGACAGAAG GATTATGACTCCTCTGCTGGCCGACTATGACCGACACATAGATACCATGACTGAACAGCTGCAGAGGTACAAG GCGGAGATGACTGATATTAAAAAGAAGATGCAGCAGATTATTAAGGAGAATGAAGG GCTGCACGCAGAGCTCCATGAAAGCATTGAGACACAGATTAAGAACCTGTCAAAGTCGGGATCTGATGTGGACGACGTCATCAAAAACCTCAGAGAGCAACTGCAGCTGTCAGAACAG GAGCGTGAACAGGCCATGAACCTGTGGCAGATGGCGGCTGTGGAGCTGAACCGTCTCCAGGCTGACCATCAGAGGATCATCACTGACGGGCAGGAACAAGAggcccagcagcagcagctccag GATCAGCTGGCTCAGTGGCAGAGGCAAGCACAGAGTCACCAACTGGCCAATCAGAAGCTGAAATCA AGAAACCAGGAGTTCCTGAAGACTGTGACCGAGCAGGCCACCGAGATGAGCGAGCTCTTCGATCAGCGCGG GCAGTTCCAAGCTGAACTGAAAATGGCTCAAGACGAGCTCAGCTCAGCCACGGCCAAAGTGGATGAGATGGCCAAGCGTCTCCAGAGCGCGCACGAGCAGCTGAAGAAACAA GAGCAGGACACAGCAAAGGCTCTGTGCCAGCAGGAGGCAGCAGAGAGGAGGCTTCAACACTTCAAGCTGACTGTCAGTGAGATGGAGACCAG GGTGAAAGTGGCGTGTGAGGAGAGGGAGGCTGTTCTCAGCGAACGCACCACCTGGGAACAAAAAATGAGCAGGCTGCTGGAACGCTGTGCCTCACTGGAACAGGAGAAGTTTGAAGCCGTTGCCAAAGTGGGCGAGGCTGTGCAGATGTCCGAGGAAGCTGTTCTGGACAAAGATGAG GCTGTCTTCAGAGAAAAGCAGAGGTTGGAGGAGCTGGAGAAGACAAAGGAGGCCACCAGACAGCTTATTCAGGATGCTGCAGTCCGGACGAGGAAGGAG GTGGAGAATGTCCGTCAGGAGTGTAACTTGAAAATCACTTTTTTGATAGAGGAGGCGTCTGATCTGCAGCTG GAGTGTGCAAACAAAGACCTGCTGGTTCAGCGGCTGCAGCGAGAAAGAAAAAATCTTGAAGCTGAGCTGGAGAAG ATGCGCAGAGAAGGTGGGGCAGAGGTGGAGCTCAGGAAAATTGAAGCCCTTCAGCAGAGGTGCCTCCTGGCAGAACGGAGTAAAGAGGATATAGGCCTTAGTCTGAAAACGACAAAGAAGAAGTTAAAAGATATGGAGAAGAC CTGCAATGAGAAGTTGTCACTCTGCCAAGATGAAGTCCGGCGGCTGCAGGGCTGCCTGGATGCTGACCGCCACAACTCTGCCAAAATCAACGAGGAGCGACTCGAGCTGCAACAGGAAAACCAGCAGCTCCGCACTGAGCTGATGGAGCTGCGTAAGAGCACTACACTGGCTGAAAAAAAGGCCAAACTGAAG ATCTCGCAGGTGGAGCAGCGGTGCAGTATGAAGGAGGCAGAGCTTACAGCACGCATGTTGGAGCTAGAGGAAAGCAGCCGCTCTTCCAGCGCTATGATGGAGCAAATGTTCGTAGCTCAGCAGAAAAAAGCGCAGAGCGTGAAGGAGGACAGCATCCATCTGATCCAGGTCTCCGAAGCCAAAATCAAAGATCTCAC gaagaaGCTGAATCAGGAGAGACAGCGTTCCAATCAGCTCCAACGGCAGCTGCAGGCTGACCACAATAAAATGTCTGAG TATGAAAAACAGCTCGCAGCTTGCCGAAAGAAGACTCGTCTACTGACGCAGACGGGACAAAAAATGCCTGCTGCTACATGA